One Lucilia cuprina isolate Lc7/37 chromosome 4, ASM2204524v1, whole genome shotgun sequence DNA segment encodes these proteins:
- the LOC111683473 gene encoding protein CREG1 yields MLGKTIKIFLLLIGVYLEFATCYSAYQDALIIREYKRQLRRNATLSAPDLDHVKIARNLVHQANWASVGTISTHSAVKDYPMVNIISINDNDAFGQSTGRIRFLLTDLDFTGPDWQHNNKATFLFTDEQLMHCSKRPWPDNNSPIDPMEPTCARAIISGQVVKMDKSSNDYDGALVAFVERHPAAKNWLKAHSFYLCELNITNIFVLDYYGGPHTVNITDYYNTKP; encoded by the exons ATGCTgggaaaaacaattaaaatttttctcttgCTCATTGGAGTGTATCTTGAATTTGCTACATGTTATTCAGCATATCAAGATGCGCTCATAATAAGAGAATATAAAAGACAACTACGACGCAATGCAACACTATCGGCACCCGATTTAGATCATGTGAAAATTGCTCGAAATTTAGTGCATCAAGCCAACTGGGCTTCTGTAGGTACAATATCAACACATAGTGCCGTTAAAGATTATCCAATGGTTAATATAATATCTATAAACGATAATGATGCTTTTGGTCAATCGACTGGACGCATAAGGTTTCTTTTGACTGATTTAGATTTTACTGGTCCCGATTGGCAGCATAACAATAAGGCTACATTCTTGTTTACTGATGAGCAATTAATGCATTGCTCTAAAAGGCCGTGGCCTGATAATAACTCACCTATTGATCCCATGGAACCAACATGTGCTCGTGCTATTATAAGTGGACAAGTTGTTAAG ATGGATAAATCAAGCAATGATTATGATGGTGCTTTAGTAGCTTTCGTCGAAAGACATCCTGCTGCTAAGAATTGGTTAAAGg cACACTCATTTTACCTATGTGAGCtgaatattacaaatatttttgttttggattATTATGGTGGGCCACATACTGTTAATATTACCGATTATTATAATACAAAAccataa
- the LOC111683470 gene encoding serine/threonine-protein kinase greatwall isoform X1, with protein sequence MEERETLLLEESYCSKVGNNTTTDALDKDDSDVLHNNQPIEYKTPKKSSILIDGERLLDKINILTTKPENTSTCTKLPTIKDFVIIKPISRGAFGKVFLGYKNNDPNKLFAIKVMRKSEMINKNMVSQVITERNALALSRSPFCVSLFYSLQSVSYVYLVMEYMVGGDLKSLLAMYGYFDEAAARFYVAEVALALQYLHEHGIIHRDIKPDNMLISATGHVKLTDFGLSKIEMRRGERDLEISDLINCSPNLNARTPGQLLSLTSHLSFGSERKLECGTGTSNFINAINKHNIMESSDSEADTSLNDAEKTDDSKISGVSPFFSAEEINVSIAHTCNNNNNNLMDSSSSYHTCASVDVSKLSPPLDPALCNNNNNKILTQRRVEFAENNNLAIDAKSFCNGCKYDSNTKGYDKENICNKNLVKVENADDTSFEFSMMRRRSIDERIRSSKGQEDSGVSSRKSDCSNSNINSETTSSSIDKVENLCNSRDEYSCSDYSKSYNINNTNEISGIRMHSPFRNISRNFKRPEFQSSFRGMKRKINLINRSENNSIYDADGYSNGSGSTGLTQEIDILDIGSSTPKKRKAKSPIRGVLKVRSLSDDEMPQLINENVANVVFSTPVSSQKLPRRDGGLLGKLKATRFALPLSIETKKREQAADKTSGVQYLKMAHDDPTMSPINLNTNSAPKTPKNINTPFRTPKSVRRGGRQSSERILGTPDYLAPELLLKQGHGPAVDWWALGVCFYEFLTGIPPFNDETPQKVFDNILNKNIEWPEGDEALSPDAVEAVELLLTMDPSERPAAKEVQQMPFFECIDWEHLETEEPPFVPNPENPTDTAYFEARNNMQHLKLSNFALED encoded by the exons atgGAGGAACGTGAGACACTATTGCTCGAGGAGAGTTATTGCAGTAAAGTGGGCAATAATACAACGACCGATGCTTTGGACAAGGATGATTCGGATGTGTTGCATAATAATCAACCGATTGAATATAAAACACCCAAGAAATCATCGATATTAATTGATGGCGAACGTTTGTtggataaaataaatattttgacaacAAAACCAGAAAATACTTCAACATGTACCAAA CTACCAACTATAAaagattttgtaattattaaacCCATAAGTCGTGGTGCATTTGGTAAAGTATTTTTGggctataaaaataatgatccCAATAAATTATTCGCCATCAAAGTTATGCGTAAATCAGAGATGATCAATAAAAATATGGTCTCACAAGTGATAACAGAACGTAATGCATTGGCTCTATCTAGAAGTCCATTTTGTGTTAGTCTCTTCTATTCTCTGCAATCAGTATCGTATGTATATTTAGTTATGGAATATATGGTGGGTGGTGATTTAAAATCCCTATTAGCCATGTATGGTTATTTTGATGAAGCAGCAGCACGTTTTTATGTGGCTGAAGTGGCGTTAGCATTGCAATATTTACATGAACATGGTATTATTCATCGTGATATAAAACCCGATAATATGTTGATATCGGCAACGGGTCATGTTAAATTAACTGATTTCGGCTTGAGTAAAATCGAAATGAGAAGAGGGGAAAGAG acTTGGAAATATCTGATCTCATAAATTGCTCTCCTAATCTAAATGCCCGAACACCTGGTCAATTATTGTCATTGACATCACATTTATCATTTGGTTCGGAAAGAAAATTAGAATGTGGAACCGGAACTTCGAATTTTATAAATGCCATTAACAAACATA ACATAATGGAATCTTCTGATAGTGAAGCCGACACTTCTCTAAACGATGCAGAAAAAACAGATGATAGTAAAATATCTGGAGTTTCCCCTTTCTTTTCAGCTGAAGAAATAAATGTTTCAATAGCTCATACgtgtaataacaacaataataat TTAATGGATAGTTCATCATCCTATCATACTTGTGCCTCTGTGGATGTAAGTAAACTATCACCACCTCTAGATCCAGctttatgtaataataataataataaaatattaactcaGCGACGTGTTGAGTTtgctgaaaataataatttagccATTGATGCTAAAAGTTTTTGTAAT GGTTGCAAATATGATAGTAATACTAAGGGTTATGATAAAGAAAACATCTGTAATAAGAATTTAGTTAAAGTGGAAAATGCTGACGATACTTCGTTTGAATTTTCTATGATGCGTCGTCGTTCCATTGATGAg cgCATACGTTCTTCCAAAGGACAAGAGGACTCTGGTGTTTCAAGTCGTAAAAGTGATTGTTctaattcaaatataaatagTGAAACTACTTCGTCTTCTATTGATAAAGTCGAAAATTTGTGCAATTCTAGAGATGAATACAGTTGTTCGGATTATTCAAAAag CTATAATATAAACAACACAAACGAAATAAGCGGAATACGTATGCATTCGCCATTTCGCAATATATCAAGGAATTTTAAACGACCAGAATTTCAAAG CTCTTTTAGAGGCATGAAacgtaaaataaatttaataaatcgttcggaaaataattcaatttatgATGCAGATGGTTATAGTAATGGCTCTGGTAGCACAGGTTTAACACAAGAAATTGATATTTTGGATATTGGATCGAGCACACCGAAAAAACGTAAAGCCAAATCACCCATAAGAGGTGTATTGAAAGTACGTTCTCTTTCCGATGATGAAATGCCACAATTGATTAATGAAAATGTGGCTAATGTGGTCTTTTCAACACCGGTCTCTTCACAAAAATTGCCCAGACGTGATGGTGGTCTTTTGGGCAAATTAAAGGCGACACGTTTTGCATTACCACTTTCCATCGAGACTAAGAAACGTGAACAGGCAGCAGATAAAACATCAGGtgtgcaatatttaaaaatggctCATGATGATCCCACCATGTCACCcattaatttaaatactaaTTCGGCGCCAAAAACAccgaaaaatattaatacaccATTTCGTACACCGAAATCGGTGAGAAGAGGTGGTCGTCAGTCGAGTGAACGTATTTTAGGAACTCCAGATTATTTAGCTCCAGAGTTATTGTTAAA ACAAGGTCATGGTCCTGCTGTAGATTGGTGGGCATTGGGTGTatgtttttatgaatttttaacgGGTATACCACCATTTAATGATGAAACGCCCCAAAAAGTATTTGACAACATTCTTAACAAAA ATATTGAATGGCCAGAAGGGGATGAAGCTTTATCACCAGATGCCGTCGAAGCAGTCGAACTGTTACTTACAATGGATCCCAGCGAAAGACCGGCCGCTAAAGAGGTACAACAAATGCCATTCTTTGAATGCATTGACTGGGAACACTTAGAAACGGAAGAACCACCATTTGTGCCAAATCCTGAAAATCCTACAGACACTGCATACTTTGAGGCGCGCAATAATatgcaacatttaaaattatcaaattttgctCTTGAAGACTAA
- the LOC111683470 gene encoding serine/threonine-protein kinase greatwall isoform X2: MEERETLLLEESYCSKVGNNTTTDALDKDDSDVLHNNQPIEYKTPKKSSILIDGERLLDKINILTTKPENTSTCTKLPTIKDFVIIKPISRGAFGKVFLGYKNNDPNKLFAIKVMRKSEMINKNMVSQVITERNALALSRSPFCVSLFYSLQSVSYVYLVMEYMVGGDLKSLLAMYGYFDEAAARFYVAEVALALQYLHEHGIIHRDIKPDNMLISATGHVKLTDFGLSKIEMRRGERDLEISDLINCSPNLNARTPGQLLSLTSHLSFGSERKLECGTGTSNFINAINKHNIMESSDSEADTSLNDAEKTDDSKISGVSPFFSAEEINVSIAHTCNNNNNNLMDSSSSYHTCASVDVSKLSPPLDPALCNNNNNKILTQRRVEFAENNNLAIDAKSFCNGCKYDSNTKGYDKENICNKNLVKVENADDTSFEFSMMRRRSIDERIRSSKGQEDSGVSSRKSDCSNSNINSETTSSSIDKVENLCNSRDEYSCSDYSKSSFRGMKRKINLINRSENNSIYDADGYSNGSGSTGLTQEIDILDIGSSTPKKRKAKSPIRGVLKVRSLSDDEMPQLINENVANVVFSTPVSSQKLPRRDGGLLGKLKATRFALPLSIETKKREQAADKTSGVQYLKMAHDDPTMSPINLNTNSAPKTPKNINTPFRTPKSVRRGGRQSSERILGTPDYLAPELLLKQGHGPAVDWWALGVCFYEFLTGIPPFNDETPQKVFDNILNKNIEWPEGDEALSPDAVEAVELLLTMDPSERPAAKEVQQMPFFECIDWEHLETEEPPFVPNPENPTDTAYFEARNNMQHLKLSNFALED, from the exons atgGAGGAACGTGAGACACTATTGCTCGAGGAGAGTTATTGCAGTAAAGTGGGCAATAATACAACGACCGATGCTTTGGACAAGGATGATTCGGATGTGTTGCATAATAATCAACCGATTGAATATAAAACACCCAAGAAATCATCGATATTAATTGATGGCGAACGTTTGTtggataaaataaatattttgacaacAAAACCAGAAAATACTTCAACATGTACCAAA CTACCAACTATAAaagattttgtaattattaaacCCATAAGTCGTGGTGCATTTGGTAAAGTATTTTTGggctataaaaataatgatccCAATAAATTATTCGCCATCAAAGTTATGCGTAAATCAGAGATGATCAATAAAAATATGGTCTCACAAGTGATAACAGAACGTAATGCATTGGCTCTATCTAGAAGTCCATTTTGTGTTAGTCTCTTCTATTCTCTGCAATCAGTATCGTATGTATATTTAGTTATGGAATATATGGTGGGTGGTGATTTAAAATCCCTATTAGCCATGTATGGTTATTTTGATGAAGCAGCAGCACGTTTTTATGTGGCTGAAGTGGCGTTAGCATTGCAATATTTACATGAACATGGTATTATTCATCGTGATATAAAACCCGATAATATGTTGATATCGGCAACGGGTCATGTTAAATTAACTGATTTCGGCTTGAGTAAAATCGAAATGAGAAGAGGGGAAAGAG acTTGGAAATATCTGATCTCATAAATTGCTCTCCTAATCTAAATGCCCGAACACCTGGTCAATTATTGTCATTGACATCACATTTATCATTTGGTTCGGAAAGAAAATTAGAATGTGGAACCGGAACTTCGAATTTTATAAATGCCATTAACAAACATA ACATAATGGAATCTTCTGATAGTGAAGCCGACACTTCTCTAAACGATGCAGAAAAAACAGATGATAGTAAAATATCTGGAGTTTCCCCTTTCTTTTCAGCTGAAGAAATAAATGTTTCAATAGCTCATACgtgtaataacaacaataataat TTAATGGATAGTTCATCATCCTATCATACTTGTGCCTCTGTGGATGTAAGTAAACTATCACCACCTCTAGATCCAGctttatgtaataataataataataaaatattaactcaGCGACGTGTTGAGTTtgctgaaaataataatttagccATTGATGCTAAAAGTTTTTGTAAT GGTTGCAAATATGATAGTAATACTAAGGGTTATGATAAAGAAAACATCTGTAATAAGAATTTAGTTAAAGTGGAAAATGCTGACGATACTTCGTTTGAATTTTCTATGATGCGTCGTCGTTCCATTGATGAg cgCATACGTTCTTCCAAAGGACAAGAGGACTCTGGTGTTTCAAGTCGTAAAAGTGATTGTTctaattcaaatataaatagTGAAACTACTTCGTCTTCTATTGATAAAGTCGAAAATTTGTGCAATTCTAGAGATGAATACAGTTGTTCGGATTATTCAAAAag CTCTTTTAGAGGCATGAAacgtaaaataaatttaataaatcgttcggaaaataattcaatttatgATGCAGATGGTTATAGTAATGGCTCTGGTAGCACAGGTTTAACACAAGAAATTGATATTTTGGATATTGGATCGAGCACACCGAAAAAACGTAAAGCCAAATCACCCATAAGAGGTGTATTGAAAGTACGTTCTCTTTCCGATGATGAAATGCCACAATTGATTAATGAAAATGTGGCTAATGTGGTCTTTTCAACACCGGTCTCTTCACAAAAATTGCCCAGACGTGATGGTGGTCTTTTGGGCAAATTAAAGGCGACACGTTTTGCATTACCACTTTCCATCGAGACTAAGAAACGTGAACAGGCAGCAGATAAAACATCAGGtgtgcaatatttaaaaatggctCATGATGATCCCACCATGTCACCcattaatttaaatactaaTTCGGCGCCAAAAACAccgaaaaatattaatacaccATTTCGTACACCGAAATCGGTGAGAAGAGGTGGTCGTCAGTCGAGTGAACGTATTTTAGGAACTCCAGATTATTTAGCTCCAGAGTTATTGTTAAA ACAAGGTCATGGTCCTGCTGTAGATTGGTGGGCATTGGGTGTatgtttttatgaatttttaacgGGTATACCACCATTTAATGATGAAACGCCCCAAAAAGTATTTGACAACATTCTTAACAAAA ATATTGAATGGCCAGAAGGGGATGAAGCTTTATCACCAGATGCCGTCGAAGCAGTCGAACTGTTACTTACAATGGATCCCAGCGAAAGACCGGCCGCTAAAGAGGTACAACAAATGCCATTCTTTGAATGCATTGACTGGGAACACTTAGAAACGGAAGAACCACCATTTGTGCCAAATCCTGAAAATCCTACAGACACTGCATACTTTGAGGCGCGCAATAATatgcaacatttaaaattatcaaattttgctCTTGAAGACTAA
- the LOC111683476 gene encoding uncharacterized protein LOC111683476, which yields MVDIKSTSNAVWWIKNPKEHERRTTLCQDMTDLFRNISMHGYNKLLETELFLYEKLIWFCLHVTTLAVVITILSYTWDQFVLQYFALNLHDPLYPIENMPFPGVSICSNNRISRQAAERYAYEL from the exons ATGGTTGATATTAAATCTACTTCGAACGCCGTATGGTGGATAAAAAATCCCAAAGAACATGAACGTCGTACCACGTTGTGTCAGGATATGACAGATTTATTTCGCAATATATCCATGCATGGCTACAATAAACTTCTCGAAAcggaattatttttatatgaaaa ATTAATTTGGTTCTGTCTACATGTGACAACTTTGGCCGTTGTGATAACTATACTGTCATACACATGGGATCAATTTGTCCTTCAATATTTTGCACTTAATTTACATGATCCACTGTATCCAATAGAGAATATGCCATTTCCCGGTGTATCAATATGTTCCAATAATCGTATATCACGACAGGCAGCTGAAAGATATGCATATGAATTGTAA
- the LOC111683475 gene encoding pickpocket protein 28-like — protein MDAYVVIIHNPNDFPDIGSGSAIEVFPMNNEESFIAIRAKFMDTSEQLRTFDPTYRKCYFDDESPDPDLLLRNTYTFSNCITRCRIRSIAALCNCVPFYMPLEYMEKVGVPYCSLHHVACMNRYNFKWRNVLTKRISILGLEREVEEALYCPQCLPSCDDTQYDISMMSLPTDRLVLPENVGDDFNLKLEDLSVLRVYFGEPTALFYKRVISNTWEEAFKWQKDEN, from the exons ATGGATGCTTATGTTGTTATTATTCATAATCCTAATGATTTTCCTGATATTGGTTCGGGTAGTGCTATTGAAGTATTTCCCATGAATAACGAGGAATCATTCATAGCGATTAGGGCCAAGTTTATGGATACCAGCGAACAGTTAAGAACTTTTGATCCAACATAT CGAAAGTGTTATTTTGATGACGAATCACCTGATCCGGATTTGCTTTTACGCAATACTTATACTTTTTCCAATTGTATAACACGATGTCGTATTCGTAGCATTGCTGCCTTATGCAATTGTGTTCCATTTTATATGCCTTTAGAATATATGGAGAAAGTTGGAGTTCCTTACTGTAGTTTACATCATGTTGCTTGTATGAATCGTTATAACT TTAAATGGCGTAACGTGCTTACAAAGCGCATTAGCATTTTGGGTTTAGAACGTGAAGTAGAGGAGGCCTTATATTGTCCTCAGTGTCTGCCATCGTGTGATGATACACAATATGATATTTCCATGATGTCTCTACCTACAGATCGTCTGGTCTTACCGGAAAATGTGGg tgatgattttaatttaaaactggaGGACTTGTCAGTGTTGCGTGTGTATTTTGGTGAACCTACTGCTCTCTTCTATAAGCGTGTGATTAGTAATACCTGGGAGGAGGCATTTA AATGGCAAAAAGACGAAAACTAA
- the LOC111683471 gene encoding sodium channel protein Nach → MKTYPLAYQNQQHQLKQQRKKRKLQQQELQHKYKVGKEETDVALVVGRAAWWIPVLAANNNMRNLTFAEALRDFLQNVSFHCYGKLVETGRRYQERLFWLVFHIAALSTLIIFLLNNRNTGGQLLTTTIYDPLYPIRMVPFPAVSICSINRISNASATRYAEELNRKDPRKRGVNYFYEQIKMLQYNYYVQDDISDYYKALTFQRFLDIYDREDSELFYNTRRRMAKLTPNCSDILVQCRLGGKYINCAEEFKETFTSKGLCCTFNNNKKYSKVRSFRKRYFGENLGLVLLLKAPHDDNFYKMFTLDGFIVNIHSPSLYPDHSSGGVEERFVQTGIDTYLAVTPRIFETVSEARFLRPKARNCLFNDEIPHLYGNGYTFNTCVTLCRIRSIFILCGCMLFPTPYENLTNPIDTVFCSLQHKECLMRYDFKWYNVITQRQNIHGLEREMEDALYCPDCLPSCTETKYSVQVMGLPLNEYNMKSFPEYKKNYSDLALVRIFFGETSAIYFKRVLVNSWFEIFSHVGNICGIIAGFSLIGICEVLFFCIQQLCRAYKNEAQLDGNRRFTRDQPLMILP, encoded by the exons ATGAAAACATATCCGTTGGCATACCAAAACCAACAACATCAgttaaaacaacaacgcaaaaaACGTAAGCTACAACAACAAGAGCTGCAGCATAAATATAAAGTTGGTAAAGAGGAAACGGATGTTGCACTTGTTGTTGGCCGGGCAGCATGGTGGATTCCTGTATTGGCAGCAAACAACAATATGCGAAATTTAACATTCGCCGAAGCAttgagagattttctacaaaatgtttcatttcattGTTATGGAAAATTAGTTGAAACAGGACGTCGTTATCAAGAGAG ACTATTTTGGTTGGTTTTCCATATCGCAGCATTGTCTACGCTAATTATTTTTCTCTTGAATAATCGCAATACTGGGGGTCAACTATTGACGACCACCATATATGATCCTTTGTATCCTATACGTATGGTACCATTTCCTGCAGTTTCTATTTGTTCAATTAATCGCATCTCCAATGCGTCAGCCACACGCTACGCTGAAGAACT TAATAGAAAGGATCCCCGCAAACGTGGAGTAAATTACTtttatgaacaaataaaaatgttgcaatACAACTATTATGTACAAGATGACATAAGCGATTACTATAAGGCACTGACATTTCAACGATTTCTGGATATTTACGATCGAGAGGATTCAGAATTATTCTATAATACCCGAAGACGAATGGCTAAG CTTACACCCAACTGTTCAGATATTTTAGTACAATGTCGTCTAGGTGGCAAATACATTAATTGTGCTGAAGAATTTAAGGAAACATTTACATCAAAAGGTCTTTGTTGtacatttaacaacaataaaaa GTATTCAAAAGTACGTAGTTTTCGCAAACGCTATTTTGGTGAAAACTTAGGCTTAGTATTGTTACTAAAGGCACCACATGAcgataatttctataaaatgtttactCTAGATGGATTTATA GTAAATATACATTCACCATCTTTATATCCTGATCATTCATCGGGTGGTGTTGAGGAGCGTTTTGTACAAACTGGTATTGATACATATTTAGCAGTTACACCACGCATTTTTGAAACGGTTAGTGAAGCGAGATTTCTAAGACCTAAAGCG cgcaattgtttatttaatgatgAAATTCCTCATTTATATGGAAATGGTTATACTTTTAATACTTGTGTTACACTTTGTCGTATCCGTAGTATTTTCATTCTGTGCGGTTGTATGCTATTTCCAACACCCTATGAAAATTTAACCAATCCTATTGATACGGTATTCTGTAGTTTACAACATAAGGAGTGTTTAATGCGTTATGATT TTAAATGGTATAATGTCATAACACAAAGACAAAATATACATGGTCTTGAACGTGAAATGGAAGATGCATTATATTGTCCAGATTGTTTACCCTCTTGTACTGAAACGAAGTATAGTGTCCAAGTAATGGGTTTGCCATTAAATGAATACAATATGAAATCATTTCC tgaatataagaaaaattattctgaTTTAGCTTTGGTACGTATATTTTTTGGAGAAACAAGTGCCATTTACTTTAAAAGAGTATTGGTGAATTCATGGTTCGAAATATTTA gtcATGTTGGTAATATTTGCGGTATTATAGCTGGATTTTCTTTAATCGGAATTTGTGAAGTGCTTTTCTTTTGTATACAACAGCTATGTAGAGCCTATAAAAATGAAGCACAATTGGATGGAAATCGTAGGTTTACTAGAGATCAGCCCCTAATGATATTACCATAA